From one Lycium barbarum isolate Lr01 chromosome 6, ASM1917538v2, whole genome shotgun sequence genomic stretch:
- the LOC132645855 gene encoding phragmoplastin DRP1E, with product MESLIGLVNRIQRACTALGDYGGGDNAFSSLWDALPSVAVVGGQSSGKSSVLESIVARDFLPRGSGIVTRRPLVLQLHKTDDGQQEYAEFGHMPRRKFTDFAMVRKEIADETDRITGKTKMISPVPIHLSIYSPNVVNLTLIDLPGLTKVAVEGQSQTIVEDIENMVRTYVEKPNCIILAVSPANQDIATSDAIKLAREVDPTGERTFGVLTKLDLMDKGTNALDVLEGRSYRLQHPWVGIVNRSQADINKNVDMIYARRKEREYFATSPDYGHLASKMGSEYLAKLLSKHLEQFIKGRIPSITSLINKSIDELESEMDHLGRPIAVDAGAQLYTILELCRAFDKIFKEHLDGGRPGGDRIYGVFDNQLPAALRKLPFDRYLSVQNVRKVVSEADGYQPHLIAPEQGYRRLIDGALNYFRGPAEASVDAVHFVLKELVRKSMGECQELKRFPSLQSAIAAASNEALEKFRDEGKKTVVRLVDMESAYLTVDFFRKLPQEMEHTPQKGGKPEAAAAVDRYGENHFRRIGSNVSSYVNMVSDTLRNTLPKAVVYCQVKEAKQSLLNYFYTQIGRKEGKALAELLDEDPALMERRMQCVKRLELYKKARDEIDSVAWVR from the exons ATGGAGAGTTTAATTGGTTTGGTGAATCGAATTCAAAGAGCTTGTACAGCTCTTGGTGACTATGGAGGTGGTGATAATGCATTTTCTTCTCTATGGGATGCTCTTCCTTCAGTTGCCGTTGTTGGTGGTCAG AGTTCTGGAAAGTCATCTGTATTGGAAAGTATAGTAGCTCGAGATTTTCTTCCTCGTGGATCAG GAATTGTCACAAGGAGACCATTGGTGCTGCAGCTTCATAAGACTGATGACGGACAGCAGGAATATGCAGAGTTTGGTCATATGCCGAGAAGAAAGTTCACTGATTTCG CCATGGTGCGGAAGGAGATTGCGGATGAAACTGATCGAATCACAGGGAAAACTAAGATGATTTCTCCTGTTCCTATCCACCTGAGCATATACTCTCCAAATG TGGTGAACTTGACACTGATTGATTTACCTGGTTTAACAAAAGTGGCTGTTG AGGGGCAGTCTCAGACTATAGTTGAAGACATTGAAAACATGGTTCGAACGTATGTTGAGAAG CCCAACTGCATCATTCTGGCAGTTTCTCCTGCCAATCAGGATATTGCCACCTCTGACGCAATAAAACTTGCAAGGGAAGTGGACCCAACAG GTGAGAGGACATTCGGAGTGTTGACCAAGCTAGATTTGATGGACAAAGGCACTAATGCTCTAGAT GTTCTTGAAGGAAGATCTTATCGTTTGCAACATCCCTGGGTGGGTATTGTGAATCGTTCACAAGCTGACATAAACAAAAATGTAGACATGATCTATGCAAGAAGAAAGGAGCGTGAATATTTTGCTACCAGTCCGGATTATGGGCATCTGGCTAGTAAAATGGGTTCAGAGTATCTTGCAAAACTACTGTCAAAG CACTTGGAACAATTTATTAAGGGAAGAATACCAAGTATCACCTCACTTATCAATAAAAGCATAGATGAACTTGAATCGGAAATGGACCACCTTGGAAGGCCTATTGCTGTTGATGCAGGC GCTCAACTCTATACTATTTTGGAACTTTGCCGTGCTTTTGATAAGATATTTAAGGAGCATCTAGATGGAGG TCGACCTGGTGGTGATCGAATTTATGGAGTTTTTGACAACCAACTACCTGCTGCTTTGAGAAAACTCCCGTTTGACCGATATCTTTCTGTGCAAAATGTGAGGAAAGTTGTTTCAGAGGCAGATGGTTACCAGCCTCACTTGATAGCACCTGAACAAGGTTATAGACGGCTCATTGACGGGGCCTTAAATTATTTCAGAGGCCCAGCTGAAGCCTCTGTTGATGCT GTTCACTTTGTGTTGAAGGAACTAGTAAGAAAATCTATGGGAGAATGTcag GAGTTGAAGCGGTTTCCCAGTTTGCAATCTGCAATAGCTGCAGCATCTAATGAAGCCTTAGAAAAATTTCGGGATGAAGGTAAAAAGACGGTAGTCAGACTAGTGGACATGGAATCTGCTTACTTGACAGTGGATTTCTTCAGAAAACTACCTCAGGAGATGGAACACACTCCCCAGAAAGGGGGAAAGCCGGAAGCTGCTGCTGCTGTAGACCGGTATGGAGAGAATCACTTTCGGCGGATAGGTTCAAATGTATCATCATATGTGAATATGGTGTCTGATACATTGAGGAACACACTCCCCAAAGCAGTGGTCTATTGTCAAGTGAAGGAGGCCAAACAATCTTTGTTAAACTACTTCTACACTCAGATTGGGAGGAAAGAG GGGAAGGCACTTGCAGAATTGTTAGATGAAGACCCTGCATTGATGGAGAGAAGAATGCAATGTGTCAAGAGGCTTGAACTGTACAAGAAAGCAAGAGATGAGATTGATTCTGTAGCATGGGTACGATGA
- the LOC132645856 gene encoding phosphatidylinositol N-acetylglucosaminyltransferase subunit P, producing the protein MLEDKGWEDPRSVNSPRRILSFSKNRKATVFFPDSDDRGSGFGVSGDQGPKTSEVYGFVGSITTVVATVIFLVWAYLPEHWLHSLGIVYYPSRYWALAVPAYAMMTIVLAVGFYIGLNFLATPPPTSFSMIYDEFTREPLRNGPSVDNDEQPIEPISDIRIDQINDLMFNPR; encoded by the exons ATGCTGGAAGATAAAGGTTGGGAAGATCCTCGTTCCGTTAATAGCCCTAGAAGGATCTTGAGTTTTTCCAAAAATAGGAAAGCCACTGTGTTCTTTCCAGATTCAGATGATAGAGGCTCTGGATTTGGTGTTTCTGGAGACCAGGGACCCAAGACTTCTGAAGTTTATGGATTTGTTGGCTCCATTACTACTGTTGTTGCTACAG TTATTTTTCTGGTGTGGGCGTATCTTCCCGAACATTGGTTGCATTCTTTGGGAATTGTTTACTATCCAAGCAG GTACTGGGCATTAGCTGTGCCAGCTTATGCGATGATGACTATAGTACTAGCTGTAGGATTTTACATTGGTCTCAACTTTTTGGCTACCCCTCCTCCAACTTCTTTCAGCATGATATATG ATGAATTCACGAGAGAACCTTTACGCAATGGGCCTTCAGTGGACAATGATGAGCAACCTATAGAGCCTATATCTGATATTCGGATTGATCAAATTAATGACCTCATGTTCAATCCAAGATGA